One window of Nicotiana tomentosiformis chromosome 11, ASM39032v3, whole genome shotgun sequence genomic DNA carries:
- the LOC138900750 gene encoding histone H4 yields the protein MSGRGKGGKGLGKGGAKRHRKVLRDNIQGITKPAIRRLARRGGVKRISGLIYEETRGVLKIFLENVIRDAVTYTEHARRKTVTAMDVVYALKRQGRTLYGFGG from the coding sequence ATGTCAGGACGCGGAAAGGGAGGAAAGGGATTAGGAAAGGGAGGAGCGAAACGACACCGTAAAGTCCTCCGCGATAACATCCAAGGTATCACAAAGCCAGCAATCAGGCGTTTGGCGCGTAGAGGAGGAGTGAAGCGTATCAGTGGACTGATCTACGAGGAGACACGTGGCGTGCTGAAGATCTTTCTGGAAAACGTGATTCGTGATGCTGTGACTTACACTGAGCACGCGAGGAGGAAGACGGTGACTGCTATGGATGTTGTGTACGCGCTCAAAAGGCAAGGCCGTACTCTCTATGGATTTGGTGGTTAG
- the LOC104087621 gene encoding histone H4, translating into MSGRGKGGKGLGKGGAKRHRKVLRDNIQGITKPAIRRLARRGGVKRISGLIYEETRGVLKIFLENVIRDAVTYTEHARRKTVTAMDVVYALKRQGRTLYGFGG; encoded by the coding sequence ATGTCTGGACGTGGAAAGGGAGGAAAAGGATTAGGAAAGGGAGGAGCAAAACGACACCGTAAAGTCCTTCGTGATAACATCCAAGGTATCACGAAACCAGCAATTAGGCGTTTGGCTCGTAGAGGAGGAGTGAAGCGTATCAGTGGACTCATCTATGAGGAGACACGTGGCGTGCTGAAGATCTTTTTGGAAAATGTGATTCGTGATGCTGTTACATACACTGAGCACGCTCGTAGAAAGACTGTGACTGCTATGGATGTTGTTTATGCTCTCAAGAGACAGGGAAGGACTTTGTATGGATTTGGAGGTTAA